A region of Desulfatiglans sp. DNA encodes the following proteins:
- the trmB gene encoding tRNA (guanosine(46)-N7)-methyltransferase TrmB yields the protein MRQRKIKNIDQKLASHTRYLVNNPTENRGKWGDVFDNGHPIYAEFGCGRGQFSMSMANKYPERNYIGFESRGSIIIRALEKAVSADKNNILFVNENVIDVNAYFDQGELSGIYLNFSDPWPKKGYAKRRLTHRRFLEGYKKALRPGGFIEFKTDNVELFSFTLDECRESNMNIIEVTDDLHSTDLDARLVTTEYEDNFRTMGKKICYLKIEV from the coding sequence TTGCGCCAAAGAAAAATAAAAAATATAGACCAGAAGCTTGCGAGCCATACGCGGTATCTTGTGAATAACCCGACTGAGAACAGGGGCAAATGGGGTGATGTTTTTGATAATGGACATCCCATTTATGCTGAGTTCGGCTGCGGAAGAGGGCAGTTCAGTATGAGCATGGCAAACAAATATCCTGAACGCAACTATATCGGGTTTGAATCCAGGGGGAGCATAATAATCCGTGCCCTTGAAAAGGCCGTAAGCGCTGATAAAAACAATATCCTGTTTGTGAATGAAAACGTTATTGATGTAAACGCATACTTTGATCAGGGTGAACTCTCAGGTATATATCTTAATTTCAGCGACCCCTGGCCCAAAAAGGGTTATGCAAAGAGGCGTCTTACCCACAGGAGATTTCTTGAAGGTTACAAAAAGGCGCTCAGACCTGGGGGATTTATTGAATTCAAGACCGACAATGTTGAACTATTTTCATTTACACTGGATGAGTGCAGAGAAAGCAACATGAATATCATAGAGGTAACAGATGACCTGCATAGCACAGACCTTGATGCTCGCCTTGTAACCACAGAATATGAAGATAACTTCCGCACAATGGGTAAAAAGATCTGCTACCTGAAGATAGAGGTTTAA